Below is a genomic region from Ktedonobacterales bacterium.
CAGGTTGCCGGGGCCACCGCCCGCGCCCACAAAACTGGTGACGCCAGGCGTGTTGCGCACCACATACCAGCTTTGCTCGTCCATCACCATCTCCACCAGCACATAGCCGGGGAAAACCTTGCGCTGAACGGTGCGGCGCTGGCCGTTCTTGATCTCCGTCTCTTCCTCCATCGGCACGACCACGCGCGTGATCTTATCTTTCATGCCGAGCGACTGCACCCGCGCCTCCAGGTGCGTCTTCACCTTGTTTTCATAGCCGGAGTAGGTATGCACAGCGAACCACTGGCGCTCCACATCTGGCGGGGGAGGAGTGGCGGCATCTTCAGTTGTATCGCTTTGTTCAGTTACCACAGCGTTTCCCCAATTCCCCTGG
It encodes:
- the nusG gene encoding transcription termination/antitermination protein NusG, producing the protein MERQWFAVHTYSGYENKVKTHLEARVQSLGMKDKITRVVVPMEEETEIKNGQRRTVQRKVFPGYVLVEMVMDEQSWYVVRNTPGVTSFVGAGGGPGNLIKPVPLQESEMKLILKQAAKTEEKPKTKISYAVGQHVRVIDGPFTDFIGTVSEIHADRNKVVVVVTFFGRETPVTLDFLQVEKV